One Novosphingobium sp. G106 DNA segment encodes these proteins:
- a CDS encoding FAD-dependent oxidoreductase — protein sequence MTWNESWDLVVVGSGGGALAAGLAARSQGKSVLLLEKTELVGGSTSMSGGVLWIPNHPLQAVDGVEDSHEAGRAYMDATVGEAGPSTSPARKEAFLRAGPDMVSMMMQQGIAFERAEGWADYYDERPGGCPRSRSLICPMFDARELGEFNAKLRRGPITLPVTAMEGVLLTLAKKSLKGLLTVIKLAWRLGVMRVTGKQWVTSGGSLGGRVLKAALEQGVELRTCAPVIDLAFEGERVAGVIATIAGTEQRIQARDGVVIAAGGFSHNAEMRDRYQPHPSTTEWTNANPGDTGDLIRIAMAHGAATDLLDQTIWIPSSLPPGSAVPSMSVPELAKPHLIVVDKNGKRFADEACSYMEFGQAMYAAEAVPAYIILDSQHRNSYPWGTTPPGKTPAQWIETGYMKKAGSLAELAGQRGIDPVGLSSTVERFNGFARSGRDADFRRGDRVYDTVWADFTHKPSPTLGTIEKAPFYSVELVPGDVGTFGGILTDENARVVREDGSVIQGLYATGNSTASVMGRCYPAAGASIAASFVFGYVAALHATRSNAA from the coding sequence ATGACTTGGAACGAGAGCTGGGATCTGGTCGTCGTGGGTAGCGGCGGCGGCGCATTGGCCGCCGGCTTGGCAGCAAGAAGCCAGGGAAAATCGGTCCTGCTGCTGGAAAAAACCGAGCTCGTGGGCGGGTCGACCTCGATGTCGGGCGGTGTCCTGTGGATCCCCAACCATCCGCTGCAAGCGGTAGATGGAGTTGAGGACAGTCACGAGGCAGGACGCGCTTACATGGATGCGACCGTTGGGGAAGCTGGACCGTCGACATCGCCGGCACGCAAGGAGGCCTTCCTGCGGGCAGGACCGGACATGGTGTCGATGATGATGCAGCAGGGCATCGCTTTCGAGCGCGCCGAGGGCTGGGCCGACTACTACGATGAACGGCCGGGCGGATGCCCGCGAAGCCGTTCACTGATCTGTCCGATGTTCGATGCCCGAGAGTTGGGCGAGTTTAACGCGAAGCTGCGCCGTGGTCCCATCACCCTGCCGGTTACGGCAATGGAAGGGGTACTTCTGACGCTGGCTAAGAAGTCGCTAAAAGGCCTGCTGACGGTTATCAAGCTGGCCTGGCGACTAGGTGTCATGCGGGTCACGGGAAAGCAGTGGGTCACGTCCGGGGGATCCCTCGGCGGCCGGGTCCTGAAAGCGGCCTTGGAGCAGGGCGTGGAGCTCCGGACCTGTGCTCCGGTTATCGATCTTGCGTTCGAGGGCGAACGGGTGGCAGGGGTGATCGCGACGATCGCAGGCACTGAGCAGCGTATCCAAGCGCGCGATGGCGTCGTGATCGCTGCGGGCGGGTTCTCGCACAATGCCGAGATGCGCGACCGGTACCAGCCACACCCCTCCACCACGGAATGGACCAATGCCAATCCGGGCGACACCGGGGATCTCATTCGCATAGCGATGGCGCATGGCGCTGCGACAGACTTGCTCGACCAGACTATCTGGATACCAAGTTCCCTCCCACCGGGCAGCGCCGTGCCGAGCATGAGCGTGCCCGAGCTGGCAAAGCCCCACCTGATTGTCGTTGACAAAAATGGCAAGCGGTTCGCCGACGAGGCATGTTCCTACATGGAATTCGGTCAGGCTATGTACGCAGCCGAAGCTGTTCCCGCCTACATCATCCTCGATAGCCAGCATCGTAACAGTTACCCTTGGGGAACGACTCCACCGGGAAAAACTCCCGCTCAATGGATCGAGACCGGTTACATGAAAAAGGCGGGCAGCCTTGCGGAACTCGCAGGGCAGCGGGGAATCGATCCGGTTGGCCTCTCATCGACGGTCGAGCGATTCAACGGCTTCGCGCGCTCGGGCCGCGACGCAGATTTTCGTCGCGGGGACCGCGTCTACGATACTGTCTGGGCTGACTTCACGCACAAGCCCAGCCCAACCCTGGGCACGATCGAAAAGGCGCCGTTTTATTCCGTCGAACTTGTTCCCGGCGATGTCGGGACGTTCGGCGGTATCCTGACCGATGAGAACGCGCGGGTTGTCCGGGAGGATGGGTCGGTGATCCAGGGCCTTTATGCGACGGGCAACAGCACGGCGTCGGTTATGGGACGTTGTTATCCGGCTGCCGGCGCGAGCATCGCTGCGAGCTTCGTATTTGGATATGTCGCGGCACTCCATGCGACACGCTCGAACGCAGCCTGA
- a CDS encoding IclR family transcriptional regulator, with amino-acid sequence MLRLFEVLSGEPDGLTLSEIGQQLNEAKSTVHNTLRALEADGFLTLDGLSYQLGPKAFRLATHISSGWSLLRSMRSYLRELADRSQETAMLSVIDRTEHRFMHVDAIEGSQRIRYVYSLGSGGPLYATASGRVLLAFQPREYQEDYLEALDMRPFTPATTVDKDIFRQQLDEVRDTRLWVSLGEIYGDGGAIAAPVFGPNGDVIAALSVALPLSRLVARKQELMTIVGEVARRASGDVREPMLIKENG; translated from the coding sequence GTGCTCCGTCTCTTCGAGGTACTGTCCGGCGAGCCGGACGGGCTTACCCTGAGTGAGATAGGCCAACAGCTGAACGAGGCTAAGAGCACAGTTCACAACACCCTTCGCGCTCTCGAAGCCGATGGTTTCCTTACGCTCGACGGGCTCTCCTACCAGTTAGGGCCCAAGGCCTTCCGGCTGGCTACCCACATTTCGAGCGGCTGGTCGTTGCTTCGCTCGATGCGCAGCTATTTACGGGAACTGGCCGACCGTTCGCAGGAGACTGCGATGCTCAGCGTAATCGACCGAACCGAACACCGGTTCATGCACGTCGACGCAATCGAAGGATCTCAGCGCATCCGTTATGTTTACAGCCTGGGTTCTGGCGGGCCGCTGTATGCAACCGCCTCGGGGCGGGTCTTGTTGGCCTTCCAGCCTCGCGAATACCAGGAAGATTACCTCGAAGCGCTCGACATGCGACCGTTCACCCCGGCGACAACCGTGGACAAGGATATCTTCAGGCAGCAGCTCGACGAAGTGCGCGACACCCGCCTGTGGGTCAGTCTCGGCGAGATCTATGGTGACGGGGGGGCAATCGCCGCGCCGGTATTTGGCCCGAACGGAGATGTTATCGCGGCCTTGAGTGTCGCGTTGCCTTTGTCGCGTCTCGTCGCACGCAAGCAAGAACTCATGACGATCGTGGGCGAAGTCGCCCGTCGCGCCTCTGGCGACGTCAGGGAGCCGATGTTGATCAAGGAAAACGGTTGA
- a CDS encoding alpha/beta fold hydrolase: protein MVQIEGANIEVLAWGERHLPGILLLHGSRAGADWWSTIAPRLMDDYRVIALSSSGMGGSDWRPSYSITQFARELIAVAQLQGLYERGGKPIVVAHSFGGYVALRACTLDPERIGGVVLIDCLLHDLKAAEQPWRAQQPEPRRTYATIADALARFRLIPSRLTDCHWALDDIARRSLRHDPLTGEWSWHFDNALFAKIAAEDMSDFDSIRQPVAIVRGEFSELYDGAVRARVEQLFGTSIPDIVVPEAGHHIMIDQPLALVATLRTLVGTWSACSRPDRRSRLGCG from the coding sequence ATGGTTCAGATCGAAGGGGCGAACATCGAGGTTCTCGCCTGGGGAGAACGACACCTTCCGGGAATCCTTCTGCTCCATGGCAGCAGAGCAGGTGCAGACTGGTGGAGCACCATCGCGCCGCGATTGATGGACGACTACCGAGTGATTGCGCTCTCCAGTTCCGGAATGGGCGGTTCCGATTGGCGTCCGAGTTACAGCATCACCCAGTTCGCTCGCGAGCTTATCGCCGTTGCGCAGTTGCAAGGCCTTTACGAGCGGGGCGGAAAGCCCATCGTGGTCGCTCATTCTTTCGGGGGTTACGTGGCGCTGCGCGCCTGTACGCTAGACCCGGAGCGAATTGGCGGAGTCGTGCTAATCGATTGCCTGCTGCATGACCTGAAAGCGGCGGAGCAGCCATGGCGAGCGCAGCAACCCGAGCCGCGCCGAACCTACGCGACCATCGCCGATGCGCTGGCCCGTTTCCGGTTGATCCCTTCTCGCCTGACCGATTGTCATTGGGCGCTTGACGATATCGCCCGCCGGTCACTGCGACATGACCCACTGACCGGAGAGTGGAGCTGGCATTTCGATAACGCCTTGTTCGCCAAAATTGCAGCGGAGGATATGTCGGACTTCGACAGCATTCGCCAACCTGTGGCGATCGTTCGCGGTGAGTTCTCAGAGCTTTATGACGGCGCGGTGCGCGCCCGTGTCGAGCAGTTGTTCGGCACGTCGATACCCGACATCGTAGTACCCGAGGCGGGCCATCACATCATGATCGACCAGCCGCTAGCACTGGTGGCGACCTTGAGAACCCTGGTCGGCACATGGTCCGCCTGTTCCCGTCCGGATCGCCGGTCGCGATTGGGTTGCGGCTAG
- a CDS encoding amidohydrolase family protein: protein MSETDTPLFAHGLRAIDCMIDAKWRGGLHTSAIPAAYRDKDSSNYVHPAEYLFQGSPERIKEGETPDSLAETLERHGIDKAMLSIDPKDPAKVLDCLERYPTRFWAKLPIDPREGMEALRKMEYYARTYPLVRAIALTPMFYQLPPNDKVYYPVYAKAIELGLPVTVNVGIPGPRVPGECQNPLYLDEVMYFFPELTVVMAHGGEPWEDTCVKLMLKWPNLYYYTSAFAPKHYPKAVIDYANTRGADKVFYAGYYPAISLDRLQNEMANVPLRPHVWPKFLRENAIKVFKLGEI, encoded by the coding sequence ATGAGTGAAACAGACACCCCCCTGTTCGCGCACGGCCTCCGGGCCATCGATTGCATGATCGATGCCAAGTGGCGGGGCGGCCTTCATACGTCGGCGATCCCCGCGGCCTATAGGGACAAGGACAGTAGTAACTATGTCCATCCCGCCGAGTACCTGTTCCAGGGTTCGCCCGAGCGTATCAAAGAAGGCGAAACGCCAGATTCGCTGGCGGAGACTTTGGAGCGGCACGGTATCGACAAGGCAATGCTGTCGATCGACCCTAAAGACCCGGCCAAAGTTCTTGATTGCCTCGAACGCTATCCGACACGTTTCTGGGCGAAGTTGCCGATCGATCCGCGTGAAGGCATGGAAGCGCTCCGCAAGATGGAATACTACGCTCGGACCTATCCATTGGTGCGTGCGATCGCGCTGACGCCGATGTTTTATCAGCTCCCTCCGAATGACAAAGTCTACTACCCCGTATACGCAAAGGCGATAGAACTGGGCCTGCCCGTTACCGTGAATGTTGGAATTCCAGGCCCACGCGTTCCCGGTGAATGTCAGAACCCGTTATACCTCGATGAAGTAATGTACTTCTTTCCCGAACTGACGGTGGTCATGGCGCATGGCGGGGAGCCGTGGGAAGACACCTGCGTCAAGCTTATGCTGAAATGGCCAAATCTTTACTACTACACCTCGGCCTTCGCGCCGAAGCACTACCCCAAAGCGGTAATCGACTACGCTAACACCCGCGGCGCGGACAAGGTGTTCTATGCCGGTTACTACCCGGCCATCTCACTGGATCGATTGCAGAATGAAATGGCCAACGTGCCGCTGCGTCCCCATGTGTGGCCTAAATTCCTACGCGAGAATGCCATCAAGGTGTTCAAACTCGGCGAAATTTGA
- a CDS encoding 2Fe-2S iron-sulfur cluster-binding protein, which yields MKITFVENDGTKHEVDVEVGQSLMRAALDHGVPGIMADCGGMCTCATCHCYLSESAFAAVAPPSDDERDMLECALDIRPSSRLSCQVMVTPELDGTSVEIPATQI from the coding sequence GTGAAAATAACTTTTGTCGAAAATGATGGAACAAAGCATGAGGTCGACGTCGAGGTGGGCCAGTCTCTCATGCGCGCCGCGCTCGACCATGGCGTGCCCGGGATCATGGCTGACTGCGGCGGCATGTGCACCTGCGCGACGTGTCACTGCTACTTGAGCGAGAGCGCTTTTGCAGCCGTCGCGCCGCCCAGCGACGATGAACGTGACATGCTTGAATGCGCGCTGGATATCCGCCCGAGCAGCAGGTTGAGCTGTCAGGTAATGGTTACGCCGGAGTTGGACGGGACCTCCGTAGAAATTCCGGCCACGCAGATCTGA
- a CDS encoding SDR family NAD(P)-dependent oxidoreductase → MDLGLAGKRALVTGSSSGIGAASARMLAAEGCEVVVHGRDAQKAASVAEDIERAGGLAHVVIGDLASDVGANSVIEGVAALWDGVDILVNNVGGGAGPPVAWEDVDETTWLGTYQKNVVAAARLIRRYLPGMRERAWGRLIQVGSASATQPIAVLPDYAAAKAAITNMSVSLARSLAGTGVTANTVTPGRILTPAVERAFAGRGSNASWTSYQADGAAGTVPMGKPEDLGFAICMLASMHSNFITGANIRVDGGQMKSVN, encoded by the coding sequence ATGGATCTGGGATTGGCGGGTAAGCGAGCCTTGGTCACGGGCAGCAGTTCCGGCATCGGCGCGGCATCAGCACGAATGCTTGCAGCGGAAGGCTGTGAGGTCGTCGTTCACGGTCGGGACGCGCAGAAAGCAGCGAGTGTTGCCGAGGATATAGAGCGGGCCGGAGGCCTCGCCCATGTCGTGATCGGGGACCTTGCCAGCGACGTTGGAGCCAATTCCGTCATCGAAGGTGTCGCAGCGCTGTGGGACGGCGTCGACATACTCGTCAACAATGTTGGGGGCGGGGCGGGGCCGCCCGTGGCCTGGGAGGATGTCGACGAGACGACCTGGCTCGGCACCTACCAGAAGAACGTGGTCGCCGCCGCTCGATTGATACGCCGGTATCTGCCCGGGATGCGGGAACGTGCGTGGGGAAGGCTGATACAGGTCGGCAGCGCCAGCGCGACCCAGCCCATAGCTGTGTTGCCGGATTATGCCGCCGCCAAGGCAGCCATAACCAATATGAGCGTCAGCCTTGCAAGGTCCTTGGCCGGCACTGGTGTCACGGCCAACACTGTAACACCGGGGCGCATATTGACTCCGGCCGTTGAGCGGGCCTTCGCAGGCCGGGGATCAAACGCCTCGTGGACGTCATATCAGGCCGATGGCGCGGCTGGCACGGTTCCAATGGGCAAACCGGAAGATCTCGGCTTCGCGATCTGCATGCTTGCGAGCATGCACTCGAACTTCATCACTGGCGCGAACATTCGGGTGGATGGCGGTCAGATGAAATCAGTGAACTGA
- a CDS encoding carboxymuconolactone decarboxylase family protein, translating into MALAETMAPHLKAMNMAMATSITLPPREREVVALAVLHLERGEWEIVQHREVAEFMGIPKAMVDAIANERYSDQMFTDREQALLAFTRQVVRSVRVDDLIFKAVAAFYDPRQIVETIFVIGNYMMLLRISEVVELPLEGAAGAGFWKSQKQPA; encoded by the coding sequence ATGGCGCTCGCCGAGACCATGGCTCCCCACCTCAAGGCCATGAATATGGCCATGGCGACTTCAATCACCCTTCCTCCGCGCGAGCGGGAAGTCGTCGCGTTGGCGGTGCTTCATCTCGAGCGGGGAGAATGGGAAATCGTCCAGCACCGCGAGGTCGCCGAATTCATGGGCATTCCCAAGGCGATGGTCGATGCCATTGCGAACGAGCGTTACAGCGACCAGATGTTCACCGACCGGGAGCAGGCCTTGCTTGCCTTCACCCGGCAGGTCGTCAGATCGGTGCGGGTCGACGACTTGATCTTCAAGGCCGTGGCGGCTTTCTACGATCCACGGCAGATCGTCGAAACGATTTTCGTGATCGGCAACTACATGATGTTGCTGCGGATTTCTGAGGTCGTCGAGCTGCCGCTTGAAGGCGCGGCCGGCGCAGGGTTCTGGAAGAGCCAGAAGCAGCCGGCCTGA
- a CDS encoding phytanoyl-CoA dioxygenase family protein yields MAEVADVERIVSPKAAPSARELKTHNHLIGNLAALDEAWEQDGYWFFRDVLDKDAVGRLRATFVEELELQGVIDPVGTAPTDRSVRYNGASLANYPFRMEPLVVRQPWRAFVAEKPINDFFTRLFGDEPFWVPAVEYRATPPSQDPARSRLDGIHQDGPYSPGIPFRICWIPLAEIDEDIGGLMCAEGLAADKNNFHPQDDDGSNSMIPVEKFPADCWRRTTYQAGDVLLMNLWTPHTGLSNVSDRFRLSLDHRVMAKRDKCPIVGEVESIAPDRVEVRDGSGVTPLRIEPDTYVRNHMGEKLSGEQIVDYYKPGSPVIIAHDDDLATVVRPPH; encoded by the coding sequence ATGGCTGAAGTGGCGGACGTAGAACGGATTGTCAGCCCCAAGGCTGCACCTTCGGCCCGGGAGCTGAAAACCCACAATCACCTGATCGGCAATCTTGCTGCCTTGGACGAGGCGTGGGAGCAAGATGGCTATTGGTTCTTCCGCGACGTCCTCGACAAGGATGCCGTCGGTCGGCTCCGCGCCACCTTCGTCGAAGAGCTCGAGCTCCAGGGCGTGATCGATCCAGTCGGCACCGCGCCTACGGACCGCAGCGTACGCTACAACGGCGCGAGCCTCGCCAACTACCCCTTCCGCATGGAACCGCTGGTCGTCCGGCAACCGTGGCGTGCCTTTGTCGCCGAGAAGCCGATCAACGACTTCTTCACGCGGCTTTTCGGGGATGAGCCGTTCTGGGTCCCGGCCGTGGAATACCGTGCCACCCCGCCGTCACAGGATCCGGCCCGAAGCCGCCTCGACGGAATTCATCAGGACGGTCCCTACAGTCCGGGCATTCCCTTTCGCATTTGCTGGATTCCGCTGGCCGAGATCGACGAGGATATCGGCGGACTGATGTGTGCCGAGGGTCTTGCTGCGGACAAGAACAATTTCCATCCGCAAGATGACGACGGCTCGAACTCGATGATTCCGGTCGAGAAGTTTCCTGCGGATTGCTGGCGCCGCACGACCTACCAGGCAGGAGACGTGCTGTTGATGAACTTGTGGACCCCCCATACCGGGTTGTCCAACGTCTCCGACCGCTTCCGCCTGTCACTCGATCATCGCGTAATGGCAAAGCGTGACAAGTGCCCGATCGTCGGCGAAGTCGAGTCGATCGCGCCGGACCGGGTCGAAGTTCGCGATGGCTCCGGCGTCACCCCGCTGCGGATTGAGCCTGACACCTATGTGCGCAACCACATGGGAGAGAAGCTGTCGGGTGAACAGATCGTTGACTATTACAAGCCAGGATCGCCGGTGATCATTGCGCATGACGATGACCTGGCGACAGTCGTGCGGCCGCCGCACTGA
- a CDS encoding GlxA family transcriptional regulator, producing MLDAHARMGEAFVANPALGNYASMHTSLRLTCPLPGPLTLSGGRRMGPDCPLSQLDDVRLIYLPSFQIVDPDMIIDNLRGMEAFHAWLRARGEDGVLIGACGASVFHLAVAGLLADRHVTLHPRLVTTFRKLFPAVPVDHIDTMSVSGRIMTCGPDSDNPALVLRLLGEAFSIAVAQSLALREPSGRPGQQSEYALDPVVLRAQLWIRERFTRTFRIADLAMELGVSHQALIRRFRAAGADTPRAFAQQVRVDSAASMLLETNRSITEIAQLVGYADVASFRQVFMAKFGMNPSAYRASRRTGAALGTARSRTDQSFPIVP from the coding sequence ATGCTTGACGCGCATGCCAGGATGGGTGAGGCCTTTGTGGCGAACCCCGCACTTGGCAACTACGCCAGCATGCACACCAGTTTGCGCCTGACGTGCCCGCTCCCCGGTCCCCTCACCCTGTCGGGAGGCCGCCGAATGGGTCCAGACTGCCCGCTGTCCCAACTCGACGATGTTCGGCTGATTTACTTGCCATCCTTCCAGATCGTAGATCCGGACATGATCATCGACAATTTGCGCGGCATGGAAGCGTTCCATGCCTGGCTCAGGGCGCGAGGCGAAGACGGAGTGCTCATCGGCGCCTGCGGAGCCAGCGTATTTCATCTTGCGGTTGCCGGGCTCCTCGCGGACCGCCATGTCACGCTCCATCCCCGGCTGGTTACGACTTTCCGGAAACTTTTCCCGGCCGTGCCGGTCGATCATATCGATACGATGAGTGTTTCGGGCAGGATCATGACTTGTGGGCCGGATTCGGACAACCCGGCGCTGGTCTTGCGCCTGCTTGGCGAGGCCTTCTCGATCGCGGTCGCCCAGAGCCTGGCGCTTCGCGAGCCTTCTGGGAGACCAGGCCAACAGTCCGAATATGCGCTCGATCCGGTGGTGCTGCGCGCCCAGTTATGGATCCGCGAACGGTTTACCCGTACCTTCCGGATTGCCGATCTGGCAATGGAGCTCGGCGTCAGTCATCAAGCGTTGATACGCCGCTTCCGTGCCGCCGGCGCGGATACCCCGCGCGCCTTTGCCCAGCAGGTGCGGGTCGATTCCGCCGCCAGCATGCTGCTTGAGACGAACCGCTCGATTACGGAGATCGCCCAGTTGGTAGGCTATGCCGATGTGGCATCGTTTCGCCAGGTATTTATGGCTAAATTCGGCATGAACCCTTCAGCTTACCGCGCCAGCCGCCGAACCGGAGCCGCCCTCGGCACCGCGCGCTCCCGTACGGATCAAAGCTTTCCCATCGTGCCGTGA
- a CDS encoding phosphotransferase: MTSIQIPSSLDEIDAAFIGGLLRQVHPDAELTDIAIEGEIHGTATKARLVLTYKQAGGAPPVVWMKAGYEPHSSMLASDGIYALEPRVYQELLPILPVTAPRYHGAIFDERAGSGVVLIEDLGPTATLNTPRSDVSVDEVSAMLSMLAKTHAATAAPGWLEARPWIQPNFADFGEPDSYLTYMAAPATLEQYLALPRAKEYPPEMFNPSALHAAIQKVSDWARKPRQLCMIHGDAHVGNSYVTAGGQPGLLDWQCVRRSGWAYDVTYYMVSALSTETRRNSERDLLRGYLDELAKAGGPAPSWDEAWEDYLICLAYGFVAWLTNSTTFQPEDFNGIISTRFAWAMVDHGTMGKL; this comes from the coding sequence ATGACTTCAATTCAGATACCGAGCAGTCTCGACGAGATCGACGCCGCGTTCATCGGCGGTCTCCTCCGTCAAGTTCATCCAGATGCCGAACTTACCGACATAGCCATCGAAGGCGAGATCCACGGCACCGCGACCAAGGCCCGGCTCGTCCTCACTTACAAACAAGCGGGTGGAGCTCCGCCGGTGGTGTGGATGAAAGCCGGTTACGAGCCGCACAGTTCAATGCTTGCGAGCGACGGCATCTATGCGCTCGAGCCGAGGGTCTATCAAGAATTGCTACCAATTTTACCGGTCACGGCCCCGCGCTATCACGGGGCTATCTTCGATGAACGCGCGGGGTCAGGGGTCGTCCTGATCGAGGACCTTGGGCCGACCGCCACGCTCAATACCCCGAGGTCGGACGTCTCGGTCGATGAAGTCAGCGCGATGTTGTCGATGCTCGCGAAGACCCATGCGGCGACGGCCGCGCCGGGCTGGTTGGAGGCGCGTCCCTGGATCCAGCCGAACTTTGCGGACTTCGGCGAGCCGGACAGCTACCTGACCTACATGGCAGCCCCGGCAACCCTGGAACAATACCTCGCCTTGCCGCGCGCCAAAGAATATCCGCCCGAGATGTTCAATCCTTCCGCACTTCATGCCGCGATCCAGAAGGTCAGCGACTGGGCGAGGAAGCCGCGCCAGCTGTGCATGATCCATGGAGATGCGCACGTTGGGAACAGCTACGTCACCGCGGGCGGTCAACCGGGATTGCTTGATTGGCAATGTGTCCGGCGTAGTGGCTGGGCCTACGACGTAACCTACTACATGGTTTCGGCGCTATCGACGGAGACGCGCCGGAACAGCGAGCGCGATCTGCTGCGAGGCTATCTCGACGAGCTGGCCAAGGCCGGAGGGCCAGCCCCCAGTTGGGACGAAGCATGGGAGGATTACCTGATCTGCCTTGCCTACGGCTTCGTCGCCTGGCTAACCAATTCGACTACTTTTCAGCCCGAGGATTTCAACGGAATAATATCCACCCGTTTTGCCTGGGCGATGGTTGATCACGGCACGATGGGAAAGCTTTGA
- a CDS encoding VOC family protein: MSINFGPIRQVGHVVRDADAAMNYWTGVMGVGPFFVLREYEFLDFRYRGRLSLPPVVTLCFAFSGDLQIELIQQHNDAPSSYREFLSSGREGMQHVSPWFDDLAAYDAARARALALGMAMVQESASGIARFCYFETGRPDAPLLELAEALLPAARGVHDLAYAASQGWDGSEPVRTIG, encoded by the coding sequence ATGAGCATCAACTTTGGACCCATCCGGCAGGTCGGACATGTCGTGCGGGATGCCGACGCCGCCATGAATTACTGGACCGGGGTGATGGGTGTCGGCCCCTTTTTTGTTTTGCGGGAGTACGAATTCCTCGATTTTCGCTATCGCGGGCGGCTATCCCTGCCTCCGGTCGTCACGCTCTGTTTTGCCTTTTCAGGCGACCTGCAAATCGAGTTGATCCAGCAGCATAACGATGCCCCAAGTTCTTACCGTGAATTTCTTTCCTCGGGCCGCGAGGGAATGCAGCATGTGTCCCCGTGGTTTGACGATCTGGCAGCATACGACGCGGCCCGCGCGCGGGCGCTGGCACTTGGCATGGCGATGGTGCAGGAATCGGCGAGCGGTATTGCACGGTTTTGTTATTTCGAGACAGGACGACCAGACGCACCCTTGTTGGAGCTGGCGGAGGCCCTGTTGCCCGCCGCCCGCGGAGTCCACGATCTGGCATATGCTGCCAGCCAGGGCTGGGATGGCAGCGAGCCGGTGCGGACGATTGGATAG
- a CDS encoding SDR family NAD(P)-dependent oxidoreductase produces the protein MPISDSTLRSLFAVPDKVAIVTGGGSGIGKATCQLLASAGAKVVVSDINLAAAEIVAASIVSAGGYAVSAEADVADEGQVQAMTAQAVENFGGIDILVNNAAYRKKADFMSMSVADWDIMHAVNARGSFLCTREAIKVMQRQGKARGGAIVNISTVGAAHPTIYWNVHYDASKCAVIGLTQSTAAEFAADGIRVNAVMPGGVDTEGARGMQNDDTGFVPKGPIMMPGRLLLGTAQPIQLASAILFLVSPASSYMTGHTMAVDGGYLVG, from the coding sequence ATGCCTATATCGGATTCGACACTTCGCAGCCTGTTCGCCGTTCCCGATAAAGTCGCGATCGTGACTGGCGGCGGCTCTGGAATCGGCAAGGCGACATGCCAGTTACTGGCGAGCGCGGGCGCGAAGGTCGTCGTGTCCGACATTAACCTCGCCGCTGCAGAAATCGTGGCCGCCAGCATCGTTTCGGCAGGTGGGTACGCTGTCTCGGCCGAGGCCGATGTTGCCGACGAGGGCCAGGTCCAGGCCATGACAGCACAGGCAGTCGAGAACTTTGGCGGCATCGACATCCTCGTGAACAACGCAGCCTATCGCAAGAAGGCCGATTTCATGTCGATGAGTGTCGCCGACTGGGACATCATGCATGCCGTCAATGCACGCGGCTCGTTTCTTTGCACGCGCGAGGCGATAAAGGTCATGCAGCGTCAGGGGAAGGCCCGTGGCGGCGCCATCGTGAACATTTCGACTGTCGGGGCCGCCCATCCCACGATCTATTGGAACGTGCACTACGACGCATCGAAGTGCGCCGTGATCGGGCTGACCCAGAGCACGGCAGCGGAATTTGCCGCCGATGGCATTCGCGTCAACGCCGTTATGCCCGGCGGGGTCGATACGGAGGGGGCGCGCGGAATGCAGAACGACGACACCGGCTTTGTTCCGAAGGGGCCTATCATGATGCCGGGGCGGTTGCTGCTGGGAACCGCCCAGCCGATCCAGCTGGCCAGCGCGATTCTGTTCCTGGTTTCACCTGCGTCAAGCTACATGACGGGGCACACCATGGCGGTCGACGGCGGCTATTTGGTCGGATGA